ctggggtattgctgtgatagacctgaccatgttttCCTTGGGAGAATATGGATTTGGGGATTCGACTTGGAAAGAAGCAGGGTGCTTTAAATAGGGACTTAGTGGGCTATCCTAGGAGGAATATaaaagactttgttactgagagtgatatGAACTGTTTGGACCAGGTGCAAGAGGGTTTACTgaagaagaattttagtatgtggcctagagactgttttagTGGTATTTTGGGGGgggaaacatggctgctttttgccattgtccaaagagtgtgcctgaggttaacttgaagagatttagattaattgctttgaaaaaggaagtctcaaaacagtCTGGTGTAAATTCTGCTGTGTGGTTACTAAACTTCACTCTTATAAGGAGCATTTTAGTGAAAAGGagcaagttgagaaaggaaaaatacaaaatatatggtgcAAGTATTAAAAGAACACCAGGAAGTAAAATGGTgctgaatcctatgttcaaggatattaaattgaattaagggagtaatgatCTTGGgccaagatcctacccagcttaGATACCCCCAGGCAATTTAGTACAAACCTTTattcccaggaggcaaagacaagcagatctctgaatttaaggTTAATCTACAGAGTAAGATCCTGGACAGTCAAGTATTAgtagtgaaggagttagaaaaagggaACCTAGTAATAGTGAAATAGAACAAGTGGGAAGAGGCATGTTCCAGCTCTTGGAAGTAGCAGATCTCatcagcttcagccatgtgtccCTGGCTTTATATTCAGGAGAAGAGACTACTTGGGACtattgggacaattgatgctgatcAGCTAGAGTTAcaaaattagtggtgattaaggagaaaccagcatcactgaggtgaaatcttctgggaagtgttttctaagaGCACAAAATAGTGTGTTCTAGAGATAGTGAAgcttgtacctcatgctgcagctatggtaatgtgtaagaatcacccaaggggtactggttttgaaggcatgaaggcgtcatgaagaacagctgagactTGAGACAGTGAGAGGCCGTGGAAGGGCATTGGAGAAAGTATAGCCTTAGCTGTAGTTGACaatccaggactgaaggggtcaaacaaaggatttgaggcttggcacaatgaagggagcctatgagagactattggtgaagcctagttgcagtggaagaccaccagtgtattggagatgccagtaccatgggatgatcaccaagaacaacagcaatagTGTGTTAGAACAACCTGAAGTTAAAGTAATACAGAGGGCCTAGCTGGAAAACGGAAGTCAGACCTTTaaaggatcatgtgtggatcccagatcTTGAAACATgatgtaacattgaagttgccttggagacccaaagatatTAACCACTTCAGAACCTGGGCTCATTTGCTGAGGAAAGGTGCTAGCAGGGAGTAGAACTatctcaggagaaagaagtttgttgcagtcaacaaagatgaaaaaggagttaaagatctgaagactgctatgatatcagacatggagatgctgaTTTGGAgcttgcccagctggtttcctgtcttaatttggggattacagttaagggattggatggatctcagaagaaactttgaactttgaagttttaacattgttgagactactataaactatggggactttggaagatggactaaatgtacttttttattatgctatgtttaaTTAGGTATGGGTcccataaactcatgtgtttgaacaatccgggagtggaatgtgatggtttgcctatgcttggcccagtgagtgacactattagaaggtgtgacgtTGTTGGAGGcagtttgtcactgtgggggtgggcttggagtcCCTCTTCCTAACTGCTTGATAATGCTCAGTAAGTTCTTGACTCGCTTCAGGTGAAGaggtagaactcagctcctcctgcagcaCACCTGCCTGTTTGCTGACATGCTTcaaccttgataataatggactaaacctctgatctCCTGTaaatcagccccaattaaatgttgtcctttaaaaaacgtaaaaaaaaaatgtaaaaagatggGGGATTGTTTAAAATATGTAAGAATTAGTATGGCACTTGTATGGTGTGGACATCACTGAGTAGACAGAAATTTTAGTTTGATTCAGTTTCACTGAAGTCCCAGTCAGTGTTAATCACTCATCAAAAGAGTCAAGCATAAAGTGTGAAGATGCCGTTGTTAAATATTCCCAGGAAAATAGTGTGGTAGGAACCTAATTAAATACTGAATTAGAATAAAGCAAAACAGGAAGGCTTGGGCTCAAGAGAATTATATCCCAAAAGTAAATGTTGAAAATAAATGTGAttactttgtttgttttcacattgcaagtaaagaaagaaagacttacTGAACTCAGGTAGGTTTATAGATGGCTACTTGCAaaagtagaaggaaaaataacattgtaATTTCTTTGGAACATGACCCATACACTTGAAGAAGAGGTAAATACATGGCTTAACTAGCTTGCGTAGTTATATAACTTCTGATCAGAGGcatattttgttaaatacttAGGAATTTGAGTACATTAATTTGCTTATATAAAATTTGTAAAGTTACAATTGTATCTGTTAAGCCACATTAATATACATTTTTGCATTTCATTAACATATAGTTTCCTATTTAAATCTATTCACCCATGATGCGGTATGGGCACAAGTAATTTCTTGTGATTTCATTTAAAAGGTAATAAAACTTCAACCTTACGGATAGCAATATAAAACAACTTACATCGATATAATATCAACCACATTATTTTGGGTTTATAAACCAAAATCTCCGTTTTCCTTTCCATGCAACCAGAAAGAAAGTCAAATACACCTTATGATTCAAACATACAACTTTCCATGTTAAGACAGGAAACTGTTAATgaaccaggattttttttttctgttcccatTTGCAGAGAAATAGAAAGCCAATttgtaatagaaaaaaagtggtgCTTGCAGTCTCTTGAGCCCAATTCTTTttttcagttcattttttttgttttctgaagatAGTTTAGGTTCATATGAATAAACAGTAGTTAATAAGTTATACACCATTAAACGGTGgtccaatttttaaataaatcagttttcatttttgtcaAATGTTATGAACTCCAATCAATGCCAGaataatttctgtttttttatctGATAAGTTACATATGTttcataattaatttaaaattataatatagcAAGTAAAGTTAATGTTCTTAAGTCTGATAACTCTGATTTTGTTGACTATGAGAGAATGTCAGTATGGATTGTCAGTTAATTTGCTATATTTTTTCTATAATACTGAATCTGAATAAATTTCTATTTCATTCAAATATTTTACTAATACTGAGAGGTAGTGACTGAAATTAAAGAGATAATCACATATATTGTACATAAGTCGATGTAGATCAAATTTCTACCATAGAATTTTTTCCTAAGTGGATAGAATGCCCTTGTCTGGGTTGCTTCCTCATTATAATTCATGTATTTAATAAACTACAATATTGGTATCATGCTTTGCTTTATGTTTCACCATCGAGACAAAAGACAGCCTATCCTAAAACAACATTGATAATCTCTCTAAACTCATTTagaccaagaaaaaagaaaaatggataaagagaaCTGTTCTTCATTGCCAGAATTCTTTCTTCTGGGAATTACTAGTAACTATGAcatgaaaatagttttattcatggtgtttctacttgtttatctctCTATTCTGCTGGAAAACGTGGGAATGATCACATTGATCAGAATGGATTCTCAACTTCACACAccaatgtacttcttcctcagccacctctctttctctgatCTCTGCTATTCCACTGCAGTTGGACCCAGGATGCTGGTAGACCTGGTAGCCAAGAAACATTCAATTCCCTTTATTGGCTGTTTTTTGCAGCTCTtgtttgtctgtgtctttatAGATGTTGAATGCATGCTCCTGGCAGTGATGGCTTTTGATAGATACAAGGCCATCAGCAACCCACTTTTGTATGCTGTGGACATGTCCACCAAGGTGTGCTACcagtttttaactttaatttacATGGCAAGTGCTGCAGATGGTTTGATACATACAACATTGGCATTTAGTTTATGTTTTTGTGGCTCTACTGAGATCAAtcattttttctgtgatttaCCACCACTATACCTCCTTTCCTGTTCTGACACACAAACAAATGAGCTGGTTGTATTTACTCTTTTTGGTTTCATTGAACTGAGCACCATCCTGAGTGTCTTGGTCTCTTATTGTTACATCATCTCATCAGTCTTAAAGATCAGTTCTTCTGGGGGACGCTTCAAAGCTTTCTCTACCTGTGCTTCTCACCTTACTGCAGTTGGGATTTTACAGGGGACCACACTCTTCATGTATTTCAGACCAAGTTCTGCCTACTCTCTAGACCAAGACAAAATGACATCAGTTTTTTACCTCCTCATTATCCCGATGATGAACCCTCTTATTTACAGTCTACGGAATAAGGATGTGAAAGAAGCTCTGATTAGACTCAGAGGTAGTTTTAATATAAATGTTTAGTTACTAATGGTTATATAGTATGTAGTACAAAAGAGTCACTAGTGTCACACTGACTGTTtactaaattaaatatataaactaaAATGTACAAATAAGAGACCATTTTAGACATCTTATATATCAAATTATCTTCTCATTGTAATTAGTAATGGTATCACAGTAGAACAAAATAAGGAATTACTATAAAATATAATTCATGGGTTTCACAATACTTTCTGAAGTATTTATTAATCTTTGTAAGTGGTGACTTATATGTATGGCTGctgttagtttctgttttatgtaAAGGTCAAAAATCTAAACAGTAAAGTAGCTCTTACCTTCTTTCTGTTGACTTTCCACAGTGACCTCTGTAGAAGTACATTTAGTAGTAAAGATATATCCCTTGTAACTAGACTATATAATTCTGTGTTTTGAttagttttgatttttctgtAATGTTACCTATCTGTTGtagagattgtaagagccagggtATCCACAGTTTGCtttgagattgtgtctcctataAATGTCAGAAGCTAACCGCATAATGTCTCATCAACATGACTGACTGAACATAAGCTGAACAAAGACAATAGACAAGCTAGAATGGGTCAGGGAAAGCCCACAATGACTCAGTCctatacaaagaactataggcatgTAAGGAAAGTTGAGAGTaggaaaaatattttcctctaGGAAGAAAATGCCAACTGGTTAGCCAGTACCAAGTAGCCCATATTGAATGTATAATTCCAATAATTATACTGACTGAGCAATTGTACTACACATTCACTTACCCACACATTAttgcacatattcacacacacacacacacacacacacaccacataccacacacaccacacaccacacacacaatcacatatatacacataattaatgaaaaatgagaCCACAATTTTtcttaattcatttaaaattattttagtacataACACCTTGTATTCTGATCAGATTTCCCTCCCTCATATCTCAAATTATTATACTATCTTTCTGGTAtactcataaaacaaaaataatgatcaATGGGGTTAGATTCTGTAAATTTAATCcgaagtttttctttttctatatgtcACCCCTCTCCATTTGGTGTGCTCCGGAGAGACAAAGGTAAATGAATTAATGGTATTTCACCATCTTTAGTTCCATTAAATTGATAACACTTTGATGACATTTTTGTTACTGCTTTTCATCCTGGCATTGATAATTTTTCTGCTGATGGCACACTCATATGTGTCTTTGTCTTTCCTGCTCATTTGTATACATGTGATGGTTGTTATTGGTTACATTTTCACTGGATTAGGAGACAACTAGTATTAGTGAAACACACATAGTTGGGTGATTGGAGAGGATTTCCAGAGAGAGAGTTGAAGTGGGTAAGGACTGTGGGAGAAAAGGTCACAATGATAGGGATAAGGATTTTGTAAACTGCAGGTTGAGGAAGGAGGCAGCATTTGCCTGAGTACAAACAATCCTTTGTGAGCATGTTTTAGTGATTGTCATTATCTATAGTCATAAGATTCCATATTTCTCAGCCTTTGAATCTGTACAAAACATCGGCAAGCCTCCACAGTGCTTTCAGGCCATCAGAAATGGAATGTGACTACTTATTTATATAACTTTTGGACAGAGCTATCATGGGACTTTATCCTCTCTAGCATGCACATATTAATTGTTGGACTCCTCGTAGTATCATATTTTATATGCAAATCAAGTAACACTGGTTTAATTGTTGGTGGATTAAAGTTTTCTTCCTCTCTAGatcatgagaaaaacaaaactttatgGTTTTacactctcttttcttttattcctaccttgatctttctctctttctccctcccccataccccCTCTCTTAGTAGAGTTGAACTCCAGGGCTGCATGCATAATAAGGGAACTATCTACCACTCATTTATCCCTACCCTAGTtcaatttgtttttcttcatttgttgaGATAGAGCCTAATTTGTTTCCTAAGGTGGACTTGTTTTCACTAAAGGTTGAATTTACAATCCTGCTGACTCATCCTATAGTGTAAAAGCCTATAACCCAAGGCCTGGATTTTGGCTTCATTTGAATGCCCCAATTTATATGTTAAACCAGTTTCTCATGGAAATTTTCAAGATTAATTTCCAGGATTTTCTACATTCTATTAATGAATAAGTATTTCTAAGCaaaatgtgtacatatttatcTACTTTATGTGAATTTAATTGTGAATTGTAGAGCTGTTTTTATAAGACACTGTATAATCACAAACATTATCAATATTGACATTATCATTTCAGTTTTTCACATTGACCAATAATTATTTCATAATGTTCAGTGATTAAGCATTATAAGTCTAAAACTCTTAAATAAAGTGGggtaagaaatagaaaaaatactgTCTGCGCTGATGATTTTCTATGTCATCATCTCTTATAATGTTGTACCTTTGGAATTTCTATAGATGAGATGAATAAGCACTAAACTGTAAACTAAGAAGAGTGTGTGTTAATCAAACTGAACAACAGAGAAACTTGAGTGTCCTacatatttgtacatattttgcatagaaatatgtgtgtgtccgtgtttGTGTATTGAATAGTCTTAACATACTGTACTCCATATGGTTAAGATTATTTGAATTGAATGTTAATTAAGTATGAGGTCTG
This Rattus norvegicus strain BN/NHsdMcwi chromosome 3, GRCr8, whole genome shotgun sequence DNA region includes the following protein-coding sequences:
- the Or5w14 gene encoding olfactory receptor Olr581 produces the protein MDKENCSSLPEFFLLGITSNYDMKIVLFMVFLLVYLSILLENVGMITLIRMDSQLHTPMYFFLSHLSFSDLCYSTAVGPRMLVDLVAKKHSIPFIGCFLQLLFVCVFIDVECMLLAVMAFDRYKAISNPLLYAVDMSTKVCYQFLTLIYMASAADGLIHTTLAFSLCFCGSTEINHFFCDLPPLYLLSCSDTQTNELVVFTLFGFIELSTILSVLVSYCYIISSVLKISSSGGRFKAFSTCASHLTAVGILQGTTLFMYFRPSSAYSLDQDKMTSVFYLLIIPMMNPLIYSLRNKDVKEALIRLRGSFNINV